One genomic segment of Hordeum vulgare subsp. vulgare chromosome 2H, MorexV3_pseudomolecules_assembly, whole genome shotgun sequence includes these proteins:
- the LOC123424380 gene encoding syn-copalyl diphosphate synthase-like: MLTFTAAFRHVPVLDHPTAEPWRRLSLHLHSQHRRCGVVLSSKSPPYPDVEVGERKVHEYIRHTDEPSEMRQMIDAIRTTLASLGDDETSMSVSAYDTALVALVKNLDGGDGPQFTSCIDWIVQNQLPDGSWGDPDFFMVQDRMISTLACVVALKSWNIDIDNLCDRGMLFIKENMSRLLEQEQDWMPCGFEINFPALLEKAKDLDLDIPYDHPVLEEIYAKKNLKLSKIPLNVLHAIPTTLLFSLEGMVDLPLDWEKLLRLRCTDGSFHSSPAATAAALSRTGDKECQAFLDRLIKKFDGGVPCSHSMDTFEQVWVVDRLMHLGISRHFTSEIDQFLEFIYRRWTNKGLAHNVHCPIADIDDTAMGFRLLRQHGYEVNPSVFKQFEKDGRFVCFPMETNHASVTPMHNTYRASQFMFPGDDDVLARAGRYCRAFLEERQASNNLYDKWIITKDLPGEVGYTLNFPWKASLPRIETRMYLDQYGGNTDVWIAKVLYRMNLVSNDLYLKMAKADFREYQRLSRLEWNGLRKWYFRNHLQRYGGTPKSALTAYFLASANIFEPGRATERLAWARMAVLAEAVTTHFRHIGGPCNSTENLEDLIDLVSFDDVSGGLREAWKQWLMAWTAKESHGSIDGDTALLFVRTIEIVSGRNVAAEKKLNLWDYSQLEQLTSSICHKLATIGLAQNGGSMENTEDLQRQVDLEMQELSWRIHQGCQGINRETRETFLNVVKSFYYSAHCSPETVDSHIAKVIFQDVI; the protein is encoded by the exons ATGCTGACATTTACCGCTGCATTCCGGCATGTTCCAGTGCTCGACCACCCGACGGCGGAGCCATGGCGACGGCTTTCCCTGCACCTGCACTCTCAGCATCGACGATGTG GGGTCGTGCTATCTAGCAAATCCCCACCATATCCGGATGTAGAAGTGGGTGAACGGAAAGTTCATGAGTACATACGACACACG GATGAACCGAGCGAGATGCGGCAGATGATCGATGCCATAAGAACGACTCTGGCGTCATTGGGTGATGATGAGACGTCAATGAGTGTTTCAGCCTACGACACAGCGTTGGTCGCCCTTGTCAAGAACCTTGACGGAGGTGATGGACCGCAATTCACCTCGTGCATCGACTGGATTGTTCAAAATCAATTACCAGATGGTTCGTGGGGTGATCCTGATTTCTTCATGGTACAAGATCGGATGATCAGCACCCTGGCATGTGTGGTGGCGCTGAAATCTTGGAACATCGATATCGACAACTTGTGTGACAGGG GTATGTTATTTatcaaagaaaatatgagcagaTTACTAGAACAGGAACAGGACTGGATGCCATGTGGCTTCGAGATTAACTTCCCAGcactcctagagaaagccaaggaccTGGACTTGGACATCCCTTATGATCACCCTGTTTTGGAAGAGATATATGCCAAGAAGAATCTGAAGCTCTCTAA GATACCTCTGAATGTGCTGCACGCCATACCAACGACCCTACTCTTCAGCCTTGAGGGAATGGTAGACTTACCATTGGACTGGGAAAAGCTACTCAGATTGCGGTGTACCGATGGGTCCTTCCATTCCTCGCCTGCTGCCACAGCTGCTGCCCTCAGTCGCACTGGCGACAAAGAATGCCAAGCATTCCTGGATAGGCTCATCAAAAAGTTCGATGGAGGAG TGCCATGTAGCCACTCTATGGATACTTTTGAGCAAGTATGGGTGGTCGATCGGCTGATGCATCTCGGGATATCAAGGCACTTTACAAGTGAAATTGATCAGTTCTTAGAGTTTATTTACAG GCGCTGGACTAACAAGGGACTGGCTCATAACGTGCACTGCCCAATCGCGGATATTGATGACACGGCCATGGGTTTCCGTCTCCTCCGCCAGCATGGCTACGAAGTCAATCCAT CTGTGTTTAAGCAGTTTGAGAAGGATGGCAGGTTCGTCTGCTTCCCCATGGAGACCAACCACGCTTCTGTTACCCCAATGCACAACACTTACCGTGCATCTCAGTTCATGTTCCCTGGTGACGACGACGTCCTGGCAAGGGCCGGGCGCTATTGTCGTGCATTCCTCGAAGAGAGACAAGCCTCCAACAATCTGTACGACAAGTGGATCATCACCAAGGACCTGCCTGGCGAA GTCGGGTACACACTGAACTTCCCGTGGAAAGCAAGTTTACCACGAATTGAAACAAGGATGTATCTCGATCAGTACGGTGGCAACACCGATGTCTGGATTGCCAAGGTCCTCTACAG AATGAATCTTGTGAGCAACGACCTCTACCTTAAAATGGCTAAGGCTGATTTCAGAGAATATCAAAGACTCTCCCGACTTGAGTGGAATGGCCTCAGAAA GTGGTATTTCAGGAACCATCTTCAGAGGTATGGTGGGACTCCAAAGAGCGCACTCACGGCATACTTCTTAGCTTCAGCAAATATCTTCGAACCTGGCCGGGCAACAGAGCGTCTAGCATGGGCTCGCATGGCGGTGCTTGCTGAGGCGGTTACAACTCACTTCCGACACATTGG GGGTCCATGCAATTCAACAGAGAATCTTGAAGACCTTATCGACCTTGTTTCGTTTGACGATGTTTCCGGCGGTCTTCGTGAAGCG TGGAAGCAGTGGCTCATGGCATGGACTGCAAAGGAGAGCCATGGATCCATTGATGGAGATACAGCACTGTTGTTCGTTCGGACCATCGAGATCGTCTCTGGAAGGAACGTTGCAGCTGAGAAGAAACTGAACCTTTGGGATTATTCACAGCTCGAGCAGCTCACCTCTTCCATCTGCCACAAGCTCGCCACAATAGGTCTTGCTCAG AATGGGGGGAGCATGGAGAACACAGAGGACTTACAACGGCAAGTGGATTTGGAGATGCAAGAACTTTCTTGGCGTATTCATCAGGGTTGCCAGGGAATCAACAGAGAAACCAGAGAGACATTTCTTAACGTGGTGAAAAGCTTCTATTACTCGGCTCATTGCTCACCTGAAACAGTTGATAGCCACATCGCAAAAGTCATATTTCAGGATGTGATTTAG